The following coding sequences are from one Neodiprion lecontei isolate iyNeoLeco1 chromosome 7, iyNeoLeco1.1, whole genome shotgun sequence window:
- the LOC107220607 gene encoding phosphofurin acidic cluster sorting protein 2 isoform X1, whose product MAERNKVTTPAARPVPMKLFATWEVDRTPPNCIPRLCSLTLSRLVLLRPLGADLASISLAVKMQSSKRTLRSNEIAVPATGMLDTELELQFALQYPHFLKRDGNKLLILLQRRKRYKNRTMLGYKTLAEGIINMAQVLQKQMDLELELISDKSEKYGGHSVVLAKVSVVALSSQPVDHDKRLLNDPSERLGTEFSDDEEEFSSEGEAEGSDSEPTLEVHRRKSRAKIPANARQRNLKQKFIALLKRFRVSEELEHDQEEIGQKLSGGDMEIEELFDELEDLSDSGPELDTMSVSSTPKPSLRPFFSSSRSLLAPMHTVVTGEEIGTNSANAVAQPHSCLATKEKNRIGHTTPERGVDRLSDDSSRRADSDSHPENWTDHEANDAPQAVAGSPPKSSSDHTNKNEGADRRSRLFARDRGTPGSNKSKKHSLSVDLKPATDMNNAEPRKALVEQLGRVLPDDSLPESVSLVSLADPGGAVLAARLQERNQRVLTTASPADIRATFTCLVARIQKFCNSSAKPPAPIKVVIAGGDSFVNAVLRHYVDLLSFRPPDWQNYLRFLVVPLGSNTLARYLCSVDSRYSMLFGEEWREIMEREGGGATEGAARVTEYLATCGPLLSLPIAEAMVTYRETDDSSQIFIPFVNDVRVGCPDSSASASVDLEEAMAVSGSPPSLPPPGLPVPPPSRLTPPSSPNVGQPRDGWEPVELQLDYWGKQTIGDKGKITLRQAFRALHVQRLPPLGENPGHHMSMNYTTKEKKQKIMRLGKKKEKEKENEPKSQTVEGVARLICSAKTHNIPLKVSIDGTEWYGVKFFQLSAQWQTHIKTFPVSLLAYNVQQQSLNIT is encoded by the exons ATGGCGGAAAGAAACAAGGTAACGACCCCGGCCGCCCGCCCCGTCCCCATGAAGCTCTTTGCTACGTGGGAAGTCGATCGCACGCCGCCCAACTGCATACCGAG ACTTTGTTCATTGACACTGAGCCGGTTGGTTCTTCTGCGACCGTTGGGTGCAGATCTGGCGTCGATTAGTCTAGCCGTTAAAATGCAGAGTTCAAAGAGAACACTCAGATCTAACGAGATAGCCGTACCGGCTACTGGTATGTTGGACACTGAGCTGGAACTTCAGTTCGCCCTACAGTATCCCCATTTCCTCAAAAGGGATGGAAACAAGCTCTTGATACTTTTGCAAAGACGTAAGAGGTACAAGAACAGAACAATGCTTGGGTATAAAACCCTTGCCGAAGGAATCATCAACATGGCACAG GTTCTGCAGAAGCAGATGGACCTCGAGCTCGAGCTCATTTCTGACAAGTCGGAAAAGTATGGCGGTCATTCCGTTGTTCTCGCCAAGGTTAGCGTTGTCGCGCTGAGTTCGCAGCCTGTCGACCACGACAAGAGGCTCTTGAACGATCCTAGCGAAAGACTAGGTACCGAGTTCAGCGATGACGAGGAAGAATTCAGCTCCGAAGGAGAGGCTGAAGGCAGCGACAGCGAACCCACCCTGGAAGTACACAGGAGAAAGAGTAGAGCGAAAATACCCGCCAATGCCAGG CAAAGAAACTTGAAGCAGAAATTCATTGCACTACTGAAAAGGTTCAGAGTTTCCGAGGAACTGGAACACGACCAGGAAGAGATCGGGCAAAAACTTTCAG GCGGTGACATGGAAATCGAGGAGTTGTTTGACGAGCTGGAAGATTTGTCTGACAGCGGACCAGAGCTTGACACAATGTCAGTCAGCAGCACGCCAAAGCCATCATTAAGGCCGTTCTTCAGCTCTAGTCGATCTCTTTTGGCGCCGATGCATACAG TAGTAACCGGCGAGGAAATCGGTACCAACTCCGCTAACGCCGTAGCTCAACCTCATTCCTGTCTGGCTACCAAAGAGAAGAATCGTATCGGACACACTACCCCAG AACGCGGGGTCGACCGACTTAGCGACGACAGTTCGAGGAGGGCAGACAGCGATTCGCATCCGGAAAACTGGACGGATCACGAAGCTAACGATGCGCCACAGGCGGTCGCCGGATCACCGCCAAAATCCAGCTCAGATCATACAAACAAAAACGAAGGCGCTGACAGAAGAAGCAGACTTTTTGCCAGGGATCGGGGAACGCCGGGAAGTAACAAGTCCAAGAAACACAGTCTCAGCGTCGACCTCAAACCAGCCACCGACATGAACAACGCCGAG CCGAGAAAGGCCCTCGTTGAACAATTGGGTCGAGTTCTGCCTGACGACAGTCTTCCAGAGTCCGTGTCGCTCGTTTCTCTGGCCGATCCTGGTGGTGCGGTTCTGGCTGCTCGGCTTCAGGAGCGAAATCAGCGCGTTTTGACCACCGCATCGCCAGCTGACATCAGAGCGACGTTCACCTGCCTCGTTGCTCGCATTCAAAAATT CTGCAACAGCTCCGCTAAACCGCCGGCTCCTATTAAGGTGGTTATAGCGGGCGGTGACAGCTTCGTTAACGCTGTGCTTCGCCACTACGTCGATCTCCTCAGCTTCAGGCCACCCGACTGGCAAAATTATCTCAGATTCCTCGTCGTTCCCCTCGGCTCCAACACCCTAGCAAGGTATCTCTGCTCCGTCGATTCAAGGTACTCGATGCTGTTTGGTGAGGAGTGGAGAGAAATCATGGAACGCGAGGGCGGAGGCGCCACCGAAGGCGCTGCAAGGGTCACGGAATATTTGGCCACCTGTGGACCGCTCCTGTCTCTTCCCATTGCCGAGGCGATGGTGACTTACAG GGAAACCGACGACAGCAGCCAGATATTCATACCGTTTGTGAACGACGTTCGAGTCGGCTGTCCAGACAGTAGTGCGTCGGCTTCCGTCGACCTGGAAGAGGCGATGGCTGTGTCTGGTTCCCCGCCTTCGCTGCCTCCCCCGGGTCTGCCAGTTCCGCCTCCCAGCCGACTGACCCCTCCGAGCAGCCCGAACGTTGGCCAGCCGAGAGACGGTTGGGAGCCGGTCGAGCTGCAACTGGACTACTGGGGAAAACAAACCATAGGAGATAAGGGAAAAATCACTCTGAGGCAGGCGTTCAGGGCGCTTCACGTCCAGAGGTTACCTCCGCTTGGCGAAAACCCTGGACATCATATGTCGATGAATTACACGACAAAGGAGAAGAAGCAGAAAA TAATGAGACTGggaaagaagaaggagaaggagaaggaaaatGAGCCAAAAAGTCAGACCGTCGAAGGTGTGGCGCGACTGATATGCTCGGCAAAAACCCACAACATTCCATTGAAAG tCAGTATAGACGGCACCGAATGGTACGGCGTAAAATTCTTTCAGCTGTCGGCGCAGTGGCAGACTCATATCAAGACGTTCCCCGTATCGTTATTGGCCTACAACGTACAGCAACAGTCCCTAAATATCACATAA
- the LOC107220607 gene encoding phosphofurin acidic cluster sorting protein 2 isoform X2, with amino-acid sequence MAERNKVTTPAARPVPMKLFATWEVDRTPPNCIPRLCSLTLSRLVLLRPLGADLASISLAVKMQSSKRTLRSNEIAVPATGMLDTELELQFALQYPHFLKRDGNKLLILLQRRKRYKNRTMLGYKTLAEGIINMAQVLQKQMDLELELISDKSEKYGGHSVVLAKVSVVALSSQPVDHDKRLLNDPSERLGTEFSDDEEEFSSEGEAEGSDSEPTLEVHRRKSRAKIPANARQRNLKQKFIALLKRFRVSEELEHDQEEIGQKLSGGDMEIEELFDELEDLSDSGPELDTMSVSSTPKPSLRPFFSSSRSLLAPMHTERGVDRLSDDSSRRADSDSHPENWTDHEANDAPQAVAGSPPKSSSDHTNKNEGADRRSRLFARDRGTPGSNKSKKHSLSVDLKPATDMNNAEPRKALVEQLGRVLPDDSLPESVSLVSLADPGGAVLAARLQERNQRVLTTASPADIRATFTCLVARIQKFCNSSAKPPAPIKVVIAGGDSFVNAVLRHYVDLLSFRPPDWQNYLRFLVVPLGSNTLARYLCSVDSRYSMLFGEEWREIMEREGGGATEGAARVTEYLATCGPLLSLPIAEAMVTYRETDDSSQIFIPFVNDVRVGCPDSSASASVDLEEAMAVSGSPPSLPPPGLPVPPPSRLTPPSSPNVGQPRDGWEPVELQLDYWGKQTIGDKGKITLRQAFRALHVQRLPPLGENPGHHMSMNYTTKEKKQKIMRLGKKKEKEKENEPKSQTVEGVARLICSAKTHNIPLKVSIDGTEWYGVKFFQLSAQWQTHIKTFPVSLLAYNVQQQSLNIT; translated from the exons ATGGCGGAAAGAAACAAGGTAACGACCCCGGCCGCCCGCCCCGTCCCCATGAAGCTCTTTGCTACGTGGGAAGTCGATCGCACGCCGCCCAACTGCATACCGAG ACTTTGTTCATTGACACTGAGCCGGTTGGTTCTTCTGCGACCGTTGGGTGCAGATCTGGCGTCGATTAGTCTAGCCGTTAAAATGCAGAGTTCAAAGAGAACACTCAGATCTAACGAGATAGCCGTACCGGCTACTGGTATGTTGGACACTGAGCTGGAACTTCAGTTCGCCCTACAGTATCCCCATTTCCTCAAAAGGGATGGAAACAAGCTCTTGATACTTTTGCAAAGACGTAAGAGGTACAAGAACAGAACAATGCTTGGGTATAAAACCCTTGCCGAAGGAATCATCAACATGGCACAG GTTCTGCAGAAGCAGATGGACCTCGAGCTCGAGCTCATTTCTGACAAGTCGGAAAAGTATGGCGGTCATTCCGTTGTTCTCGCCAAGGTTAGCGTTGTCGCGCTGAGTTCGCAGCCTGTCGACCACGACAAGAGGCTCTTGAACGATCCTAGCGAAAGACTAGGTACCGAGTTCAGCGATGACGAGGAAGAATTCAGCTCCGAAGGAGAGGCTGAAGGCAGCGACAGCGAACCCACCCTGGAAGTACACAGGAGAAAGAGTAGAGCGAAAATACCCGCCAATGCCAGG CAAAGAAACTTGAAGCAGAAATTCATTGCACTACTGAAAAGGTTCAGAGTTTCCGAGGAACTGGAACACGACCAGGAAGAGATCGGGCAAAAACTTTCAG GCGGTGACATGGAAATCGAGGAGTTGTTTGACGAGCTGGAAGATTTGTCTGACAGCGGACCAGAGCTTGACACAATGTCAGTCAGCAGCACGCCAAAGCCATCATTAAGGCCGTTCTTCAGCTCTAGTCGATCTCTTTTGGCGCCGATGCATACAG AACGCGGGGTCGACCGACTTAGCGACGACAGTTCGAGGAGGGCAGACAGCGATTCGCATCCGGAAAACTGGACGGATCACGAAGCTAACGATGCGCCACAGGCGGTCGCCGGATCACCGCCAAAATCCAGCTCAGATCATACAAACAAAAACGAAGGCGCTGACAGAAGAAGCAGACTTTTTGCCAGGGATCGGGGAACGCCGGGAAGTAACAAGTCCAAGAAACACAGTCTCAGCGTCGACCTCAAACCAGCCACCGACATGAACAACGCCGAG CCGAGAAAGGCCCTCGTTGAACAATTGGGTCGAGTTCTGCCTGACGACAGTCTTCCAGAGTCCGTGTCGCTCGTTTCTCTGGCCGATCCTGGTGGTGCGGTTCTGGCTGCTCGGCTTCAGGAGCGAAATCAGCGCGTTTTGACCACCGCATCGCCAGCTGACATCAGAGCGACGTTCACCTGCCTCGTTGCTCGCATTCAAAAATT CTGCAACAGCTCCGCTAAACCGCCGGCTCCTATTAAGGTGGTTATAGCGGGCGGTGACAGCTTCGTTAACGCTGTGCTTCGCCACTACGTCGATCTCCTCAGCTTCAGGCCACCCGACTGGCAAAATTATCTCAGATTCCTCGTCGTTCCCCTCGGCTCCAACACCCTAGCAAGGTATCTCTGCTCCGTCGATTCAAGGTACTCGATGCTGTTTGGTGAGGAGTGGAGAGAAATCATGGAACGCGAGGGCGGAGGCGCCACCGAAGGCGCTGCAAGGGTCACGGAATATTTGGCCACCTGTGGACCGCTCCTGTCTCTTCCCATTGCCGAGGCGATGGTGACTTACAG GGAAACCGACGACAGCAGCCAGATATTCATACCGTTTGTGAACGACGTTCGAGTCGGCTGTCCAGACAGTAGTGCGTCGGCTTCCGTCGACCTGGAAGAGGCGATGGCTGTGTCTGGTTCCCCGCCTTCGCTGCCTCCCCCGGGTCTGCCAGTTCCGCCTCCCAGCCGACTGACCCCTCCGAGCAGCCCGAACGTTGGCCAGCCGAGAGACGGTTGGGAGCCGGTCGAGCTGCAACTGGACTACTGGGGAAAACAAACCATAGGAGATAAGGGAAAAATCACTCTGAGGCAGGCGTTCAGGGCGCTTCACGTCCAGAGGTTACCTCCGCTTGGCGAAAACCCTGGACATCATATGTCGATGAATTACACGACAAAGGAGAAGAAGCAGAAAA TAATGAGACTGggaaagaagaaggagaaggagaaggaaaatGAGCCAAAAAGTCAGACCGTCGAAGGTGTGGCGCGACTGATATGCTCGGCAAAAACCCACAACATTCCATTGAAAG tCAGTATAGACGGCACCGAATGGTACGGCGTAAAATTCTTTCAGCTGTCGGCGCAGTGGCAGACTCATATCAAGACGTTCCCCGTATCGTTATTGGCCTACAACGTACAGCAACAGTCCCTAAATATCACATAA
- the LOC107220594 gene encoding ataxin-7-like protein 3, giving the protein MSGIDERVDELNKKFLEFVSKPENVDAASKEIYEDLLDEVMMGFVFDVHRTVKTGSSDVEEGIPDDESYAIVDLPGLDVFGQQAIKKSQDCACPNCDRGVAACRFATHLEKCMGMGRNSSRIASRRIANSSKDLSTLSGVLSDDDDDVDWSLTNDKRKRRKDRNGLKKSKQSKSVHRNGDTGSAGGENNHTSNENSPSNYENMSVEDKRALLTQICGVVSEHTKKLCTRSMRCPQHTDDQRKDMRANLEATNNGHSNQDNLHVDVDTYEEGDGQNLRDALARWDLEVSSHSSPADSASTTSTSSSSRKRDSKSKGKGKGSKRDRGSPISQGD; this is encoded by the coding sequence ATGTCTGGGATCGACGAGCGGGTTGAcgaattgaacaaaaagttTCTAGAGTTCGTGAGCAAACCGGAAAACGTCGACGCGGCATCTAAAGAGATATACGAGGATCTTTTGGACGAGGTGATGATGGGCTTCGTTTTTGACGTTCACAGAACCGTGAAGACAGGCAGTTCGGACGTCGAGGAGGGCATTCCTGACGATGAGTCATACGCCATAGTCGACCTGCCGGGTCTCGACGTCTTTGGCCAGCAGGCGATAAAGAAATCGCAGGACTGCGCCTGCCCCAACTGTGATCGGGGTGTTGCAGCCTGTCGCTTTGCCACGCACCTGGAGAAGTGCATGGGAATGGGGAGGAACAGTTCAAGGATAGCGTCAAGACGGATCGCGAACAGTTCCAAAGACCTGAGCACCCTAAGTGGCGTCCTaagcgacgacgacgacgacgtcgactGGAGCCTGACAAACGACAAGCGGAAAAGACGCAAGGATCGCAACGGGCTAAAAAAATCCAAGCAGAGCAAGAGCGTTCATAGAAACGGGGACACGGGCTCCGCCGGAGGCGAAAACAACCACACTAGCAACGAGAACTCTCCCTCGAACTACGAGAACATGTCCGTCGAGGACAAACGCGCCTTGCTGACACAAATCTGTGGGGTCGTTTCCGAACACACTAAGAAACTATGCACGAGGTCGATGCGCTGTCCACAGCACACCGACGACCAGCGGAAGGATATGCGTGCCAATCTCGAGGCAACCAACAATGGACATTCTAATCAGGACAATCTTCACGTCGACGTTGACACCTACGAAGAAGGCGATGGCCAGAATTTGAGGGACGCCTTGGCCAGGTGGGATCTCGAGGTTTCCAGCCATTCCAGTCCCGCGGACTCTGCATCCACGACCTCCACGTCATCCTCCAGTAGGAAGCGGGATTCCAAGTCCAAGGGGAAAGGAAAGGGGTCGAAGCGAGACAGGGGATCTCCCATTTCTCAAGGCGATTAA
- the LOC107220589 gene encoding dynein light chain Tctex-type 5-like isoform X1, whose product MAMTLVKSIKKRNDGRPAAAINRQGSIQAAINSSAIPKAPKYENSYRLESNKPFNVDPVDKIISQVMTNNLEDIVYDPKECPKLCAEISADIRDRIRKQNFDRYKIVVIVTINEKASQGIQASMRFLWDVQRDNYSSFTFETRTFFAYCCVFGVYCE is encoded by the exons ATGGCGATGACCCTTGTAAAATCC ataaagaagagaaatgacggaCGTCCTGCAGCGGCCATAAATCGTCAGGGTAGCATACAAGCCGCAATCAACAGCTCTGCGATACCCAAG gCGCCAAAATATGAGAATAGCTACCGTCTAGAATCGAACAAACCTTTCAACGTTGACCCTGTGGATAAAATTATCAGTCAAGTCATGACCAACAACCTCGAAGACATCGTATACGATCCCAAAGAGTGCCCGAAACTGTGTGCGGAAATTAGCGCCGACATCCGAGATCGGATTCGGAAACAAAACTTCGACAG GTACAAAATCGTCGTTATAGTGACGATCAACGAAAAGGCCAGTCAAGGAATACAGGCGTCGATGAGATTCCTCTGGGACGTGCAGAGGGATAATTACTCCAGCTTTACGTTTGAGACGAGAACCTTTTTTGCCTATTGCTGCGTCTTCGGCGTATACTGCGAGTGA
- the LOC107220589 gene encoding dynein light chain Tctex-type 5-like isoform X2, with amino-acid sequence MPTQFEGAVSADDNDQAPKYENSYRLESNKPFNVDPVDKIISQVMTNNLEDIVYDPKECPKLCAEISADIRDRIRKQNFDRYKIVVIVTINEKASQGIQASMRFLWDVQRDNYSSFTFETRTFFAYCCVFGVYCE; translated from the exons ATGCCAACGCAATTCGAGGGCGCAGTTTCAGCTGACGATAATGAtcag gCGCCAAAATATGAGAATAGCTACCGTCTAGAATCGAACAAACCTTTCAACGTTGACCCTGTGGATAAAATTATCAGTCAAGTCATGACCAACAACCTCGAAGACATCGTATACGATCCCAAAGAGTGCCCGAAACTGTGTGCGGAAATTAGCGCCGACATCCGAGATCGGATTCGGAAACAAAACTTCGACAG GTACAAAATCGTCGTTATAGTGACGATCAACGAAAAGGCCAGTCAAGGAATACAGGCGTCGATGAGATTCCTCTGGGACGTGCAGAGGGATAATTACTCCAGCTTTACGTTTGAGACGAGAACCTTTTTTGCCTATTGCTGCGTCTTCGGCGTATACTGCGAGTGA
- the LOC107220587 gene encoding dynein light chain Tctex-type protein 2-like: MSFSKNYAPQNSTHPQTAPVKIASTMRESSNARLSLSKGQRPLSKALSQQSKIGMSTASLIPGHQVTSATYRSAKGGFKIPRYQNSYRLHAHNPWKQEVVDKVLEDVMTTTLTGMKYNPEVCMKLCQDMTAEIRNRIYRKDYDRRDIATIACKEIFIHERVKKKWHARKLFTSSRFRYKFIVQVTIVEKTGQSLQVANGRLWDIERDNHSSFTFESSQMYAVGIVVGVYYE, from the exons ATGAGCTTCTCAAAAAATTACGCCCCTCAAAATTCAACCCACCCTCAAACCGCGCCTGTGAAAATCGCCTCGACGATGAGAGAATCGTCGAATGCACGTCTCTCTCTGTCCAAGGGCCAAAGGCCCCTGAGCAAGGCCTTGTCCCAGCAGTCGAAAATCGGCATGAGTACCGCTTCTCTGATTCCCGGCCACCAAGTCACAAGTGCAACTTACAGAAGTGCGAAGGGAGGATTCAAG ATTCCGAGGTACCAGAACAGCTATCGATTACATGCCCACAATCCGTGGAAACAGGAAGTAGTCGACAAGGTTCTCGAAGACGTTATGACCACCACCCTGACCGGGATGAAGTACAACCCCGAGGTTTGCATGAAACTCTGCCAGGACATGACGGCCGAGATAAGAAATCGGATATACCGAAAGGACTACGACAGGCGAGATATTGCGACG ATCGCATGTAAGGAAATATTTATCCatgaaagggttaaaaaaaagtggcaCGCAAGGAAATTATTTACCTCGTCGCGTTTCAGGTACAAGTTCATAGTGCAGGTGACGATAGTAGAAAAGACCGGACAAAGTTTACAAGTCGCTAATGGGAGGCTGTGGGACATCGAGAGGGACAATCACTCGTCTTTTACATTTGAAAGTTCCCAAATGTACGCCGTAGGGATCGTCGTCGGTGTTTATTACGAATAA